A single region of the Streptomyces virginiae genome encodes:
- a CDS encoding amino acid permease, with translation MRERLEEAPPTTGDLPAEPLSHSLKQRHLTMLGLGGVIGAGLFVGSGAGIGIAGPAIICSYLLAGVLAMLVMRALGEMSAAMPASGSFSVYAERALGRWAGFSAGWLYWFLLVVVLAVEATGAAKIANGWLPAVDQWVWVLLFMVVFTVSNLAAVKNFGEFEFWFAALKVGAIVLFLILGTLAVFGLLPDTEPVGMANLTGQGGFFPEGFGGVVAGMLAVIFAFGGLEVVTIAAAESDDPARSVSRAVRSAVWRILFFYVGSMVVIVTLLPWNSLKPGESPYVAVLDSIGIPAAGQIMNIVVFVALLSALNANLYGSSRMVFSLAERREAPQALLKVSGGGVPRRAVFASVAFGFVSVVLNLLWPDTIFLYMLNAVGAVLLFVWALIAVSQLKLRRRIERDMPERLTLPMWLFPYATWAALLGMAAVLVLMLFDDSARPQLLWSTGAAALVLAVAGIRELRARKA, from the coding sequence ATGCGCGAGCGCCTGGAAGAAGCACCTCCCACGACGGGCGACCTGCCCGCGGAACCCCTCAGCCACAGCCTCAAGCAGCGCCACCTGACGATGCTGGGCCTCGGCGGCGTCATCGGCGCCGGGCTCTTCGTCGGCTCCGGCGCCGGTATCGGCATCGCCGGTCCCGCGATCATCTGCTCCTATCTGCTCGCGGGCGTCCTCGCGATGCTGGTGATGCGGGCGCTGGGCGAGATGTCGGCCGCGATGCCCGCCTCGGGCTCCTTCTCCGTGTACGCGGAGCGGGCCCTCGGGCGCTGGGCCGGTTTCTCGGCCGGCTGGCTGTACTGGTTCCTGCTGGTCGTGGTGCTGGCCGTGGAGGCCACCGGCGCGGCGAAGATCGCGAACGGCTGGCTGCCCGCGGTCGACCAGTGGGTCTGGGTGCTGCTGTTCATGGTGGTCTTCACCGTGAGCAACCTGGCCGCCGTGAAGAACTTCGGCGAGTTCGAGTTCTGGTTCGCCGCGCTCAAGGTCGGCGCGATCGTGCTCTTCCTGATCCTGGGCACCCTCGCGGTCTTCGGCCTGCTCCCGGACACGGAGCCGGTCGGCATGGCCAACCTCACCGGCCAGGGCGGCTTCTTCCCCGAGGGCTTCGGCGGCGTGGTCGCCGGCATGCTCGCCGTCATCTTCGCCTTCGGCGGCCTGGAGGTCGTCACCATCGCGGCCGCCGAGTCGGACGACCCGGCGCGGTCGGTGTCCCGGGCGGTGCGCAGCGCGGTGTGGCGCATCCTCTTCTTCTACGTCGGCTCGATGGTGGTCATCGTGACCCTGCTGCCGTGGAACTCGCTGAAGCCGGGCGAGAGCCCCTACGTCGCGGTCCTCGACTCGATCGGCATCCCGGCGGCCGGGCAGATCATGAACATCGTGGTGTTCGTGGCGCTGCTGTCGGCGCTCAACGCGAACCTGTACGGGTCCTCGCGGATGGTCTTCTCGCTGGCCGAGCGCCGTGAGGCGCCGCAGGCGCTGCTGAAGGTCTCGGGCGGCGGGGTGCCGCGCCGGGCGGTGTTCGCCTCGGTGGCCTTCGGCTTCGTGTCGGTGGTGCTCAACCTGCTGTGGCCGGACACGATCTTCCTCTACATGCTCAACGCGGTCGGCGCGGTGCTGCTGTTCGTGTGGGCGCTGATCGCCGTCTCGCAGCTGAAGCTGCGCCGCCGGATCGAGCGGGACATGCCCGAGCGGCTGACCCTGCCGATGTGGCTGTTCCCGTACGCGACCTGGGCGGCGCTGCTCGGGATGGCGGCGGTGCTGGTCCTGATGCTGTTCGACGACTCGGCGCGGCCGCAGCTGCTGTGGTCCACGGGCGCGGCCGCGCTGGTCCTGGCCGTGGCGGGGATCCGGGAGCTCCGGGCCCGTAAGGCCTGA
- a CDS encoding amino acid permease has protein sequence MSQSTLTPPEAPRTDAGSPLGNGLKQRHLSMIALGGVIGAGLFVGSGAGIAAAGPSIVLAYAASGLLVMFVMRMLGEMSAADPASGSFSVHAERAIGPWAGFAAGWMFWTLLCVGVAIEGIGAAHIMTGWFPGTPSWMWVLVFMALFCGSNLAAVSNFGEFEFWFAALKIGAIALFLGLGVLAVLGLLPGTDSPGAANLLHDGGLLPHGVDGLLVGLLASVVAYGGLETVTIAAAESENPVQGVAKAVRTTMWRIAIVYVGSMLVIVTLLPWNDPAVTADGPYAATLDRLGIPAAGEIMNVVILIALMSAMNANIYGSSRMAYSLVSRGQGPKALGKVSGGVPRRAVLASCGFGFVTVLLSYWYPDTLFAWLLNMVGGVILVVWGFIAVSQFVLRRRLEREAPEKLVVKMWGFPYLTWVALAGVAGVLVLMALGEDTRVQVIFTGGLTVALAVTGYVMQRRAAGRA, from the coding sequence ATGAGTCAGAGCACCCTGACACCTCCCGAAGCACCGCGAACCGACGCCGGATCACCCCTCGGCAACGGACTCAAGCAGCGCCACCTCTCGATGATCGCCCTCGGCGGTGTCATCGGCGCCGGACTCTTCGTCGGCTCCGGCGCGGGCATCGCGGCCGCGGGCCCCTCGATCGTGCTCGCGTACGCGGCGTCCGGGCTGCTCGTGATGTTCGTGATGCGGATGCTCGGCGAGATGTCCGCCGCCGACCCGGCCTCGGGCTCCTTCTCCGTGCACGCGGAGCGCGCGATCGGCCCCTGGGCCGGATTCGCCGCCGGCTGGATGTTCTGGACCCTGCTCTGCGTGGGCGTGGCCATCGAGGGCATCGGCGCGGCGCACATCATGACCGGCTGGTTCCCGGGCACCCCCTCCTGGATGTGGGTGCTGGTCTTCATGGCGCTGTTCTGCGGCTCCAACCTCGCCGCCGTCTCGAACTTCGGCGAGTTCGAGTTCTGGTTCGCCGCCCTCAAGATCGGCGCGATCGCGCTCTTCCTGGGCCTGGGCGTCCTCGCCGTGCTCGGCCTGCTGCCCGGCACGGACTCCCCCGGCGCCGCCAACCTGCTGCACGACGGCGGCCTCCTGCCCCACGGCGTGGACGGACTGCTCGTCGGACTGCTCGCCTCCGTCGTCGCGTACGGCGGACTGGAGACGGTGACCATCGCGGCCGCCGAGTCCGAGAACCCGGTGCAGGGCGTGGCCAAGGCCGTGCGGACCACCATGTGGCGGATCGCGATCGTCTACGTGGGCTCCATGCTGGTCATCGTCACCCTCCTGCCGTGGAACGACCCGGCCGTCACGGCGGACGGCCCGTACGCCGCGACCCTGGACCGCCTGGGCATCCCGGCCGCCGGCGAGATCATGAACGTGGTCATCCTGATCGCCCTGATGTCCGCGATGAACGCCAACATCTACGGCTCCTCGCGCATGGCCTACTCCCTCGTCTCCCGCGGCCAGGGTCCGAAGGCGCTGGGCAAGGTCAGCGGCGGGGTGCCGCGTCGGGCGGTCCTCGCCTCCTGCGGCTTCGGCTTCGTCACCGTGCTGCTGTCCTACTGGTACCCGGACACCCTGTTCGCCTGGCTGCTGAACATGGTGGGCGGGGTCATCCTGGTCGTCTGGGGCTTCATCGCCGTCTCGCAGTTCGTGCTGCGCCGCCGGCTGGAGCGCGAGGCCCCCGAGAAGCTGGTCGTGAAGATGTGGGGCTTCCCGTATCTGACCTGGGTGGCGCTGGCCGGGGTGGCCGGGGTCCTGGTGCTGATGGCCCTGGGTGAGGACACGCGCGTCCAGGTGATCTTCACCGGCGGGCTGACCGTCGCCCTCGCGGTGACCGGTTACGTGATGCAGCGCCGGGCGGCCGGCCGGGCCTGA
- a CDS encoding superoxide dismutase — MAIYTLPELPYDYAALEPVINPQIIELHHDKHHAAYVTGANNTLEQLAEARDKENWGALNGLEKNLAFHLSGHILHSIYWHNMASPKTGEGGGEPTAADGLGDLADAITESFGSFAKFKKQLTFASSATQGSGWGVLAYEPVSGRLVVEQVYDHQGNVGVASTPILVFDAWEHAFYLQYKNQKVDFIEAMWNVVNWQDVSKRYADAKANTPLLIPAKG; from the coding sequence ATGGCCATCTACACGCTTCCTGAGCTTCCGTACGACTACGCGGCACTGGAGCCGGTGATCAACCCGCAGATCATCGAGCTGCACCACGACAAGCACCACGCGGCCTACGTCACGGGCGCCAACAACACGCTGGAGCAGCTGGCGGAGGCGCGCGACAAGGAGAACTGGGGCGCCCTCAACGGCCTGGAGAAGAACCTCGCGTTCCACCTCTCCGGCCACATCCTGCACAGCATCTACTGGCACAACATGGCCAGCCCGAAGACCGGCGAGGGCGGCGGCGAGCCCACCGCGGCCGACGGCCTGGGCGACCTGGCCGACGCGATCACCGAGTCCTTCGGCTCCTTCGCGAAGTTCAAGAAGCAGCTGACCTTCGCCTCCTCCGCGACGCAGGGCTCCGGCTGGGGCGTGCTCGCGTACGAGCCCGTCAGCGGCCGTCTCGTCGTCGAGCAGGTCTACGACCACCAGGGCAACGTGGGCGTGGCGAGCACCCCGATCCTGGTCTTCGACGCCTGGGAGCACGCCTTCTACCTTCAGTACAAGAACCAGAAGGTGGACTTCATCGAGGCCATGTGGAACGTCGTCAACTGGCAGGACGTCTCCAAGCGCTATGCCGACGCCAAGGCGAACACCCCGCTGCTGATCCCCGCCAAGGGCTGA
- a CDS encoding mycothiol-dependent nitroreductase Rv2466c family protein, with protein sequence MTDTQVREKTPVDFWFDPLCPWAWMTSRWMVEVEKVRDVEVRWHVMSLAVLNENKLDELPEVYRELLGPKGWAPVRVVIAAQQKHGEEVTGKLYTALGTRIHNDEKGPTREVIAEALAEVGLPAELLAYADSDEYDEVLRASHNDGIDRVGQEVGTPVISVPGAEGDVAFFGPVVTPTPRGDAAARLWDGTLLVASTPGFYEIKRTRTKGPSFE encoded by the coding sequence ATGACCGACACCCAGGTGCGCGAGAAGACCCCGGTCGACTTCTGGTTCGACCCGCTCTGCCCTTGGGCCTGGATGACGTCCCGCTGGATGGTCGAGGTCGAGAAGGTTCGCGACGTCGAGGTCCGCTGGCACGTGATGAGCCTCGCGGTGCTCAACGAGAACAAGCTCGACGAGCTGCCCGAGGTCTACCGCGAGCTGCTCGGCCCCAAGGGCTGGGCCCCGGTGCGCGTGGTGATCGCGGCGCAGCAGAAGCACGGTGAGGAAGTCACCGGCAAGCTCTACACCGCGCTCGGCACCCGCATACACAACGACGAGAAGGGCCCGACCCGCGAGGTGATCGCCGAGGCGCTGGCCGAGGTCGGCCTGCCGGCCGAGCTGCTCGCCTACGCCGACTCGGACGAGTACGACGAGGTGCTGCGGGCCTCGCACAACGACGGGATCGACCGGGTCGGCCAGGAGGTCGGCACCCCGGTGATCTCCGTTCCGGGTGCCGAGGGCGATGTGGCCTTCTTCGGTCCGGTCGTCACCCCGACCCCGCGCGGCGACGCGGCCGCCCGGCTCTGGGACGGCACCCTGCTCGTCGCCTCGACCCCGGGCTTCTACGAGATCAAGCGCACCCGTACCAAGGGCCCGTCCTTCGAGTAG
- the pepN gene encoding aminopeptidase N yields MPGENLSRDEARERAELLSVDGYEVVLDIRSAVDDAEPAEGPRTFRSVTTIRFRAAGTGASTFADLIAPSVNAVTLNGRALDVAAVFDGSRISLDGLAAENVLVVDANCAYSRTGEGLHRFVDPEDGEVYLYTQYEPADARRVYANFEQPDLKAPYRFEVTAPDGWQVWSNGAEESRDAGVWRFAETAPISTYITCVVAGPYHYVTDSYTRGDLTIPLGAMCRKGLAKHFDADDIFLITKQGFDLFHEIFDYPYPFGKYDQAFVPEYNLGAMENPGMVTFREEYIFRGKVTQASYEARANVILHEMAHMWFGDLVTMKWWDDLWLKESFADFMGSFGLVEATRFDQAWITFANRRKSWAYRADQLPSTHPITADIRDLEDAKLNFDGITYAKGASVLKQLVAYVGREAFLEGARRYFKANAYGNTTLDDLLSVLAEVSGRDMAEWSRAWLQTAGVNALTPVLTYDAGGRLTELAVVQEGDELRPHRVAVGLYRLESDGTLVRYARADADVSGARTVVTELAGTERPDLVLVNDEDLTYCKIRFDEGSLETLRAHLGDLTDPLARALCWSALWNLTRDGLMPARDFISLVLAHAGRESDVGVLQMLHTQALASVTHYAAPARREQGGRELAAGALHELRIAAPGSEHQLTWARFFAASAATEGDFQLLLGLLEGSARIDGLEVDQELRWDFLLPLAAHGAVDEGVLAAELARDDTASGKRHQVRCLAARPSQAVKDQAWAAVVESDALSNALVEATIAGMQQSSQRGLLAGFAGPYFEVIERVWADRSIQIAMDVVKGLYPSLQDPQSTVSATDAWLSAHADAAPALRRLVLESRDDLARALAAQRCDAAAGN; encoded by the coding sequence GTGCCCGGAGAGAATCTGTCCCGCGACGAGGCCCGCGAGCGGGCCGAGCTGCTGTCCGTCGACGGGTACGAGGTGGTCCTCGACATCCGGTCCGCGGTGGACGATGCCGAACCGGCCGAGGGTCCGCGGACCTTCCGCTCGGTGACGACGATCCGCTTCCGGGCGGCGGGCACCGGCGCCTCCACCTTCGCGGACCTGATCGCGCCCTCGGTGAACGCCGTGACCCTGAACGGGCGCGCGCTGGACGTGGCCGCCGTCTTCGACGGCTCCCGGATCTCCCTCGACGGCCTCGCCGCCGAGAACGTCCTCGTGGTCGACGCCAACTGCGCGTACAGCCGGACCGGCGAGGGCCTGCACCGCTTCGTGGACCCGGAGGACGGCGAGGTCTACCTCTACACCCAGTACGAGCCGGCCGACGCGCGGCGGGTGTACGCGAACTTCGAACAGCCTGACCTGAAGGCCCCGTACCGCTTCGAGGTGACGGCTCCCGACGGCTGGCAGGTGTGGAGCAACGGCGCGGAGGAGTCCCGCGACGCGGGTGTCTGGCGGTTCGCGGAGACCGCGCCGATCTCGACGTACATCACGTGCGTGGTCGCGGGCCCCTACCACTACGTGACGGACTCCTACACGCGCGGGGACCTGACCATCCCGCTGGGCGCGATGTGCCGCAAGGGTCTGGCGAAGCACTTCGACGCCGATGACATCTTCCTCATCACCAAGCAGGGCTTCGACCTGTTCCACGAGATCTTCGACTACCCGTACCCCTTCGGGAAGTACGACCAGGCCTTCGTGCCGGAGTACAACCTGGGCGCGATGGAGAATCCGGGGATGGTGACCTTCCGCGAGGAGTACATCTTCCGCGGCAAGGTCACCCAGGCCTCGTACGAGGCGCGCGCGAACGTCATCCTGCACGAGATGGCGCACATGTGGTTCGGCGACCTGGTCACCATGAAGTGGTGGGACGACCTGTGGCTGAAGGAGTCCTTCGCCGACTTCATGGGCTCCTTCGGGCTGGTCGAGGCCACCCGCTTCGACCAGGCGTGGATCACCTTCGCCAACCGCCGCAAGTCATGGGCCTACCGGGCCGACCAGCTGCCGTCCACCCACCCGATCACGGCCGACATCCGTGACCTGGAGGACGCCAAGCTGAACTTCGACGGCATCACCTACGCCAAGGGCGCCTCGGTGCTCAAGCAGCTCGTCGCCTATGTGGGACGGGAGGCCTTCCTGGAGGGCGCCCGGCGCTACTTCAAGGCCAACGCCTACGGGAACACGACGCTCGACGACTTGCTGTCGGTGCTCGCGGAGGTCTCGGGGCGCGACATGGCCGAGTGGTCGCGGGCCTGGCTGCAGACCGCCGGTGTGAACGCGCTGACCCCGGTGCTCACCTACGACGCGGGCGGCCGCCTGACGGAACTGGCCGTCGTGCAGGAGGGCGACGAGCTGCGTCCGCACCGGGTCGCGGTGGGCCTGTACCGGCTGGAGTCCGACGGGACCCTGGTCCGCTACGCGCGGGCCGACGCGGACGTGTCGGGCGCGCGGACGGTCGTCACGGAACTGGCGGGCACCGAGCGCCCCGACCTGGTCCTGGTCAACGACGAGGACCTCACCTACTGCAAGATCCGCTTCGACGAGGGCTCGTTGGAGACCCTGCGGGCGCACCTCGGGGACCTGACGGACCCGCTCGCGCGGGCCCTGTGCTGGTCGGCGCTGTGGAACCTGACGCGCGACGGCCTGATGCCGGCGCGCGACTTCATCTCGCTGGTCCTCGCGCACGCGGGCCGCGAGAGCGACGTCGGCGTCCTGCAGATGCTGCACACGCAGGCCCTGGCCTCGGTCACCCACTACGCGGCGCCCGCCCGGCGCGAGCAGGGCGGTCGGGAACTGGCGGCGGGCGCGCTGCACGAGCTGCGGATCGCGGCGCCGGGGTCGGAGCACCAGCTGACGTGGGCCCGCTTCTTCGCGGCGAGCGCGGCGACGGAGGGCGACTTCCAGCTGCTGCTGGGGCTGCTGGAGGGCTCGGCCCGGATCGACGGGCTGGAGGTGGACCAGGAGCTGCGCTGGGACTTCCTGCTGCCGCTGGCCGCGCACGGTGCGGTGGACGAGGGTGTGCTGGCCGCCGAACTGGCGCGCGACGACACGGCCTCGGGCAAGCGGCACCAGGTGCGGTGCCTGGCGGCACGGCCCTCGCAGGCGGTGAAGGACCAGGCGTGGGCGGCGGTGGTCGAGTCGGACGCGCTGTCGAACGCGCTGGTGGAGGCGACGATCGCGGGCATGCAGCAGTCCTCGCAGCGGGGCCTGCTCGCGGGGTTCGCCGGGCCCTACTTCGAGGTGATCGAACGGGTGTGGGCGGACCGGTCGATCCAGATCGCGATGGACGTGGTGAAGGGGCTGTACCCGTCGCTCCAGGACCCGCAGTCCACCGTCTCGGCGACGGACGCCTGGCTGTCGGCCCACGCGGACGCGGCTCCGGCCCTGCGCCGCCTGGTGCTGGAGTCCCGCGACGACCTGGCCCGAGCCCTTGCCGCCCAGCGGTGCGACGCGGCGGCGGGCAACTGA
- a CDS encoding pyridoxamine 5'-phosphate oxidase family protein produces MAGVYHWGSLAVQERVGVRGPAEHVGRSIGTGIRDVAAAFLELQPHLVVGAADGLGRMWASLLTGPPGFVRATGPHRISVVGAVPAGDPLAEASATDGTRIGTIALDPRTRRRMRLNGTLAATPRGFAVEAERVFANCPKYLQRRQPLELVEEGVGVMSRGEALTPGQVRAVRRADTFFIATTAEADGVDASHRGGLPGFVEVLSPVELAWPDYAGNAMFLTLGNLTVDPRAGLLFPDWESGAVLQLTGRARTEFGADGSRRTRFRVESVVESVHPGRLLWSTPEYSPHLGSTTR; encoded by the coding sequence ATGGCCGGCGTCTACCACTGGGGGTCGCTGGCGGTGCAGGAGCGGGTCGGCGTGCGCGGGCCGGCCGAGCACGTCGGCCGCTCGATCGGTACGGGCATCCGCGACGTCGCCGCGGCCTTCCTGGAACTGCAGCCGCACCTGGTCGTCGGGGCCGCCGACGGCCTCGGCCGGATGTGGGCCTCGCTGCTCACCGGCCCGCCCGGCTTCGTACGGGCCACCGGCCCGCACCGGATCTCCGTCGTGGGAGCGGTGCCGGCCGGGGACCCGCTCGCCGAGGCGTCGGCCACCGACGGGACCCGGATCGGGACCATCGCGCTCGACCCGCGCACCCGGCGCCGGATGAGGCTGAACGGAACCCTCGCCGCGACGCCGCGGGGCTTCGCCGTCGAGGCCGAGCGGGTCTTCGCCAACTGCCCCAAGTACCTGCAGCGGCGTCAGCCGCTGGAGCTGGTCGAGGAGGGGGTCGGCGTGATGAGTCGCGGGGAGGCGCTGACCCCTGGCCAGGTGCGTGCCGTCCGGCGTGCCGACACCTTCTTCATCGCCACCACGGCGGAGGCGGACGGGGTCGACGCCAGTCACCGGGGCGGGCTGCCGGGCTTCGTGGAGGTGCTCTCGCCGGTCGAACTGGCCTGGCCGGACTACGCGGGCAATGCCATGTTCCTGACGCTGGGGAACCTGACGGTCGATCCACGGGCCGGGCTGCTCTTCCCGGACTGGGAGAGCGGGGCGGTCCTCCAGCTCACCGGCCGGGCCCGGACGGAGTTCGGGGCCGACGGGAGCCGCCGCACCCGCTTCCGGGTGGAGTCGGTGGTGGAGAGCGTGCACCCGGGGCGGCTGCTCTGGAGCACCCCGGAGTACTCGCCTCACCTGGGCAGTACGACCAGGTAG
- a CDS encoding VOC family protein: MTTAISKLRTGHVGLNVTDLERSLAFYRDALDFQVLGEGKEEGRRFAFLGRDGELVLTLWQQADGAYAPAAAGLHHLAFSADAVEEVRAYEERLRGLGVAFAYEGVVAHREGAASGGIFFHDPDGIRLEISVPTGAEDAPAPTTGAPTCGFF; the protein is encoded by the coding sequence ATGACCACCGCCATCAGCAAGCTCCGCACCGGGCACGTCGGCCTGAACGTCACCGACCTGGAGCGCTCGCTCGCCTTCTACCGGGACGCCCTCGACTTCCAGGTGCTCGGCGAAGGCAAGGAAGAGGGCCGCCGCTTCGCCTTCCTCGGCCGGGACGGCGAGCTCGTCCTCACCCTCTGGCAGCAGGCCGACGGTGCCTACGCGCCGGCCGCGGCCGGACTGCACCACCTGGCGTTCTCGGCCGACGCGGTCGAGGAGGTGCGCGCGTACGAGGAGCGGCTGCGCGGCCTGGGCGTCGCGTTCGCCTACGAGGGCGTCGTCGCGCACCGCGAGGGCGCGGCCTCCGGCGGGATCTTCTTCCACGACCCCGACGGCATCCGCCTGGAGATCTCCGTGCCGACCGGCGCCGAGGATGCGCCCGCCCCCACCACAGGGGCGCCGACCTGCGGGTTCTTCTAA
- a CDS encoding CGNR zinc finger domain-containing protein: MATVDARPLIGEPIALDLLNTRWMREGELVDLFAGAFGLSRVEGLAVWLESAGLAGRFRADASTLVHLMTAREALARAVADPADESARALVDAVLEHGRIRATLTAEGPGERAEFDDPTWGPAWTAARNYLELLGTAPERIRRCASETCVLHFHDTSRNGTRRWCSMSVCGNRAKASRHYARTRER; this comes from the coding sequence ATGGCGACGGTGGACGCACGGCCCCTGATCGGGGAGCCGATCGCCCTCGATCTGCTGAACACCCGCTGGATGCGGGAGGGGGAGCTCGTCGACCTCTTCGCGGGGGCCTTCGGGCTGAGCCGCGTCGAAGGGCTCGCGGTCTGGCTGGAGTCCGCCGGGCTGGCCGGCCGGTTCCGGGCCGACGCCTCGACCCTCGTCCACCTGATGACCGCGCGCGAGGCACTGGCCCGCGCGGTGGCGGACCCGGCCGACGAGAGCGCTCGCGCGCTGGTCGACGCCGTACTGGAGCACGGCCGCATCCGCGCCACCCTGACCGCCGAAGGGCCGGGCGAGCGCGCCGAGTTCGACGACCCCACCTGGGGTCCGGCCTGGACGGCGGCCCGGAACTACCTGGAACTGCTGGGCACCGCGCCCGAGCGGATCCGCAGGTGCGCCTCCGAGACCTGCGTCCTGCACTTCCACGACACCTCGCGCAACGGCACCCGGCGCTGGTGCTCGATGTCCGTCTGCGGAAACCGGGCGAAAGCCTCACGTCATTACGCGCGCACGCGCGAGCGCTGA